CAAACATGCTAACTTCTTAGCTATAGTCCTTTAAGAAACTgttgaaacaaaaataaacatgGACTAAAGTGACCAAAAAACGCCAACAATGAAACTACTTGTTTATTGAACATTTGGTTTGCAGTCCTTAAAATTAAATTTCTGGGAGCTGCTAGGTGAGATCATGTCACATTACTTCAACTGCTTGGGAAAACTGAGGTGATTTTCTAGTTACCCAAGCAATACAGAGCTTTGGAGATTTAAGTCCGTTTGGACTGCAACCAGAAAGACTACGCTTCCTTAGGAAACTGCTCATGCAAATAAGAACTACTgaatcaaaatttatttttatgactAAAGTATCACCACAATGCTTGCAGAAGTTATCAAATCAGTGAAAACCACCACCCTAGGAATGTTACATACGTCTCACTTTCATTGAAACATCCAACCTCTGGTATAGTTGGCAACTCAGGAACACTGCAGTAACTATTTTGTAGATTCTGGGCTGTACGTCTTGAAACAATCCAAACCAACTTCTTATGATCTGGTTTGCAACATTCAGGAGAAGAATAATCTGCTAGGCATTTTGAAACCAACTCTCGCCAGTAGAGTAAGTCGCTGTCACttatcttaaaaagaaaaacatctaatTAGACTGCAGACAGTCCAGAATTGAGTCCTCCTCACCTTTATAAACATGTTGGCATGTAAATCAAGTGATATGCTACTCAAGTAATGGACTAAAAAAAGTCAGTCTTTTTCATTTTTCAAGTTCAGCTCCTTTAGCATGGCCTAAGACAATCTTGTGCAATATAGTATGAAGCGGACAGTTCAAATAAAATTCATGTTGCCTTTAACTTAACGACAGGTTTAAGCAAATGAGCCAGTTAGTTCCTGCCTCATAACACACAAAGAATGCCAGTATAACTCAGGACCCTGAATCTTTGGATTTTCACAAAGTAACAAAATAGTAGAATTATCTGTTACTCTATTTAATGTGTGCTAAGAACATTAAAATTGTATAGCATCAATGTTTTTATGAAAGATGTCAGACAAAACTATTAAGAGCTAGGAAATATGAAATACATTCCTTCAGGGCTGGGAACACATCATTTCAGGTTAAATAAATCTGGGTAGATTTGCTTGTTGTAGTCTTAGTTTTATTGTACACGTAAAGTTAAGACACAAGCACACAGCTATGCTAGTTTCATTAATGCTTTTAAAACCgtacttttctctttttctataTGAAACTTCTTTAGTGTAAGAAGAAAAACTAAACAGGTATATTGACATAGACCCCATTTTAAGTGTCATGTTTAAGCCCCTTCTCATGTAAAGAGCAGTATGACTGGGGAACTTCCTTTAAGATAAGATGAAGAAGGAAACAGGTTCTTCATCATATAAGCATCCAATAAGACCCTGCTATCAGATTGCTTCTTGGTAAAGAAGAAAGCGCAAAAAGTGTACCCACGTAATTTTGTCTTAGTGGTATGGTATGTTTTATACCTCAAGAAGCCAAGGGGAAGGGTGCTGGTATTATCCAACATCTTATGGTTGTGTTCAGGATGCCCATAGTTGGGAAAGTTATACTTCATTATCCAGTGCTAATGCCaagaggtaaacaaaccattgaAAAGAGTTTACCTTTGAATGCTTTTGAACACGCAGAACAATTTCAAACAGTTCAATGGATTTTAAAGTCTGAACTTCCAGAGTGAGAAGACACAAGGCCAATATGGATGGCTGAAAGTACAAAAACCACACTCAGCATACACAAATCAAAATCCAGTTATGAATTACTaagcaaaacaatttaaatgtacaTACTTTTGCTTTAGAGAAGACTAATCGGCAGTTGCAAGCTTTCAGCTGTgcttccaatttgtcaaggttcaGTACTTCTTTCCTACAAATAATAAAAGAGAACATTTGTACTCAGATAAAAACTAAGACTAAAATATGGTTATTTTTAAGCTAATGTCGGAATTTGATTTAATGAGACTTCTAAAAGGGGAAAAAGGGTCTTATAACCATAACAGATCATTGCAGATCTGGTATATGATATATAACTACACTTACCTTTCTGAGGTATGACAGAGTACAATAGTATGGTACAAGTGCAAAAAGGTTAAGGCAGTAGTAGCTTTAAATTCAAAGTGCAGtttttctgaaattattttttccatccGTTTCAGGTCAGAAACAGTGCATTTACACTGGCTAATCCGGATGACATCATGAGTGGACGGAATATTGCATTCCTCTTCAATGATTTGGGCAGAGAGTTGAAAACAACAGACTCCAATGCAAGATAGATGCTTAGGTTTCACCTGAAAGAGAAAAAACTTCTATCAATTGTTACACCTGTGATGACCTAGTGACCCACATGATGTTACTATGGAAGTACCATGTTTAAAAGCCACACAACCTTTACAGTTAAACAAAGCACTTCATGTTTTAGGCTGCAAATTCTTTTGGGCAGGACTGTCAtgtatgtttgtacaacacccagCTAAACAGGGATTTAGCTTGGTTGAGACGTCTATGCACTACTACAATAAAAACATTAAGTAAAAGGTTTAGACTGCATTTACTGGTACATGATGCTTGTCTAAGTCAAATCCCCTGTTTAGCTGGGTATTGT
This sequence is a window from Gopherus evgoodei ecotype Sinaloan lineage chromosome 5, rGopEvg1_v1.p, whole genome shotgun sequence. Protein-coding genes within it:
- the CCNG2 gene encoding cyclin-G2 isoform X1, with protein sequence MKDLGAEEHMSNEAFWLFKQLNLHLEQEWKFQPREKGLSLIERTAENENTLCPRLRNAKVEDLWSLTSFFGFTTETFVLAVNILDRFLALMKVKPKHLSCIGVCCFQLSAQIIEEECNIPSTHDVIRISQCKCTVSDLKRMEKIISEKLHFEFKATTALTFLHLYHTIVLCHTSERKEVLNLDKLEAQLKACNCRLVFSKAKPSILALCLLTLEVQTLKSIELFEIVLRVQKHSKISDSDLLYWRELVSKCLADYSSPECCKPDHKKLVWIVSRRTAQNLQNSYCSVPELPTIPEVGCFNESETEDSCEDMSCGEESLSCSPSDLEGNFFFDLKPESKWKALSCQS
- the CCNG2 gene encoding cyclin-G2 isoform X2, yielding MKDLGAEEHMSNEAFWLFKQLNLHLEQEWKFQPREKGLSLIERTAENENTLCPRLRNAKVEDLWSLTSFFGFTTETFVLAVNILDRFLALMKVKPKHLSCIGVCCFQLSAQIIEEECNIPSTHDVIRISQCKCTVSDLKRMEKIISEKLHFEFKATTALTFLHLYHTIVLCHTSERKEVLNLDKLEAQLKACNCRLVFSKAKPSILALCLLTLEVQTLKSIELFEIVLRVQKHSKISDSDLLYWRELVSKCLADYSSPECCKPDHKKLVWIVSRRTAQNLQNSYCSVPELPTIPERRLL